ATAGGAATTCATCAATGTTTTCCAGACGGCTCTGGGCTTCAATGGACTTCTCGGCAATGAGCATATCCCGGTAGCCTGATTTCTCCAGCAGCTCTTCCACAAGTTCTGTCACAGATAAGTATTCCTGCATTTGTGTATAGTTTTTAACCAAATCCCTGAATTCAATAGCCCCTTTTGTAATTTTCGGGCTCAGGCCAATCAGTTCAATGGACTCAAGAGCTTCAAACATGCTCATCTCGTGAAGCTGTGCAAAGTTGGCGATTTTATCAACGGAACCGGAGCCGATTCCGCGTTTTGGCACATTGATGACACGCTGAAGGCTGATATCATCATCCGGATTTGCAATCAGACGCAGGTAAGCAAGGATGTCCTTAATTTCTTTGCGGTCGTAGAACTTGATGCCGCCGACAATGGAATATTCAATGTTCGACTTTAACAGTACTTCCTCCATTACACGGGACTGTGCGTTTGTGCGGTACAAGATAGCAATATCCGAAAAGCTTCGCTTGCCGCTGCTGATGTATTCTTTAATTTTCCCTGCAACAAACTGCGCTTCTCCCTGCTCGCTGTCGGCACGATAGTAGAAGATCTTATTGCCTTCTGCGTTTTCAGTCCAAAGGTTTTTTGGCTTTCTGTTGAGGTTCTTGCTGATGACTTCGTTCGCAGCCAGCAGAATCCTTTTAGTTGATCGGTAATTTTGTTCGAGCATAATAGTCTGTGCATTTGGATAATCCTTTTCAAAAGAAAGGATGTTGGCTATGTCCGCACCGCGCCATTTATAGATGGACTGATCGGAATCACCGACCACACACAGATTCTTAAAACGGCTTGCCAAAAGCTTGACCAGCATATACTGCGCTCTGTTAGTATCCTGGTACTCATCCACATGAATGTACTGGAATTTGCGCTGATAATATTCAAGCACTTCCGGCACTCTCTGGAACAGCTGAATCGTGATCATAATAAGATCATCAAAATCAAGCGCCTGGTTGCGTCTTAGTCTCTTTTGGTACTCTGTATATACATCACTTGCAACCTGCTGAATATAATCTCCTGCTGTTTTCGCATACTCTTCAGGGGTAATCAATTCATTTTTTGCCGAGCTGATAGACCCCAGGATAGCACGCGGATCAAATTTCTTTGGATCCAGGTTTTTATCCTTGAGGATTGATTTAATCACCGATTGCTGATCTGTTGAATCAAGAATCGTGAAATTGCGGTTATAGCCAATACGGTCAATATCTCTTCTTAAGATTCGAACGCACATG
This window of the Cytobacillus pseudoceanisediminis genome carries:
- the pcrA gene encoding DNA helicase PcrA — protein: MQFLTDKLLNGLNPQQQNAVKTTDGPLLIMAGAGSGKTRVLTHRIAYLMVEKGVNPYNILAITFTNKAAREMRDRIHNMMGGAADEIWISTFHSMCVRILRRDIDRIGYNRNFTILDSTDQQSVIKSILKDKNLDPKKFDPRAILGSISSAKNELITPEEYAKTAGDYIQQVASDVYTEYQKRLRRNQALDFDDLIMITIQLFQRVPEVLEYYQRKFQYIHVDEYQDTNRAQYMLVKLLASRFKNLCVVGDSDQSIYKWRGADIANILSFEKDYPNAQTIMLEQNYRSTKRILLAANEVISKNLNRKPKNLWTENAEGNKIFYYRADSEQGEAQFVAGKIKEYISSGKRSFSDIAILYRTNAQSRVMEEVLLKSNIEYSIVGGIKFYDRKEIKDILAYLRLIANPDDDISLQRVINVPKRGIGSGSVDKIANFAQLHEMSMFEALESIELIGLSPKITKGAIEFRDLVKNYTQMQEYLSVTELVEELLEKSGYRDMLIAEKSIEAQSRLENIDEFLSVTKNFEEASEDKSLIAFLTDLALVADIDKLDDDGEKAESVVLMTLHSAKGLEFPVVFLLGLEEGVFPHSRSLMEESEMEEERRLAYVGITRAEEELYITNAQMRTLFGRTNMNPPSRFIKEIPADLLDGLEPAKKPSPFGSSPFGSPSASRGAQPQRKAVVRPSASNTGGDEIDWKVGDKAQHGKWGTGTVVSVKGSGEGTELDIAFPRPVGIKRLLAKFAPITKA